The following nucleotide sequence is from Penicillium digitatum chromosome 5, complete sequence.
TAACCTTGGCATCTGTTTTTCTTCTGGCTTTCCAAAACCCCCACCCTCCAAACACTTGACCTCACCCATTTGCGACCTAGGTCAAGCCATAAACGCCTCATATCGTTCCATCCCATACTTCGCCCACAACTATTGAGATCCTTTTGATAATCTTTCCCTCCACGGAGGTGCGAGAATGGGGGATGTCTATAGAAGGAGAAGTCCTCCATTTCCTTCGCCAACAGAATCACTTCCATCTGTGCCTCAATCTCATCAAATGCAGCCTCCCAGATCGCCTGGTCACCGCCCCCCACATGGTCACCAATCCCAAAAGTTGGTGGATGAACTTGCGGATAGGGTAGATGCTCTTGAGAAGTCATCTCTCAACCCATCTCGTTTATCGCGCGGTGACTCTACAGAGCAGGTTGTTGGTCTAACACCTATCACTGAGGACGCACGATCGAAAGCCGAGCGGCAGGAGGATCAAGGACGCAGTTCGCATACCCTCAAGGAACTTCGAAAGCAGATGGAAGATCTTCTGGTATACCAACAGATGCAGCAAACTCAACCCGTCTCCGCTATTTCAAATGATACCCCAAGAAAGAGACGTTTGTCCACTTACTTCTCCAATTTCTCGACTGGGGCTCCGGCCCCAATCATGCATAGCTCCGCAGGCTCGGCAGGATCAACAGAGACAATCAAAGGTATACAGACAGAGACAACTTCCGATCGCAAACCAGCACACACGCCATCATATCCCTTTCCACATATTCCACACATCCAGAACAAACCAGCCAAAATGGGGATTGAACCAACACCTCGCGGAGGACCATTTAGATTGAAGCTTCCATCTGAGAAATCTCAGTCTTCGACACCAGGATCCCAAAGTCTACCTTCGGAACCAAAGTCTTTGGAACTGCATCCGATTTTTCTGCCCGCTCATCAAAACCAGGTCCAAGAAGATCCAAATTTCCTCAGTCCCAATCTATATGATCTGACACTACAGCTGAATGCGGATTCAGGACTCGAAGCGTGGTGGTCTAATCTCATTCACATATTGCAAAAGCATTATGGGGCTGAGCGCGTGTCGCTCGCTGTCCCAGGAGATGTGACCGATTTGGAGAATGTACCATGGGGACAAAAAGCAATCTTTAACCAGAACGTCGATACCTCGTTGGATGAACTTCAAGACCGCCATATAGAGAAGGAAACATCAACGGAGAAATCTCAGTCACGTAAAAGTGTCACGCAACAGAACGCCGAGACAGTGTCCCAACAAGCTAAAATGCCTGGATCTTCCCGGCCATCTTTACTATCTCGGCACTCATTCGCTGGGTTTGATAAAAACAAAGGCCACACCCCTCACGATCCCAGCCAACAACTTTCCAAGATAAACGGCAAATCAGAGAAAAAGCACGTACAAATTGCTTCCCAAAACTCGCTATGCGCGGACCATTTGATGGGGGAACACCCCGAAACCAAAGACGATACACTCAACACTCTCCTCGGCAGTATGCGGCAGGCTGTGTTCCCCATAGCTAGACCATTGGAGGTAGAGCTAGATCCCCTCATTAAGCGTACAGGCGTGGCCAGATTATTTGGACGTACTCGTCCCACTATTTTAACACGCGAATATACAGAGAGCGCGCAACATCCACGGCGTTGGACCGAGTCTGCCGACAGTCCGAATGAGATGGTTCAAGTCACTCCTAATCTCGATGGTCCTAGTGATAGGGGAATCGGGATCATACCAATGCAGCGAGGCCTCGGTGTCAGTGGATGGAAACAGTATGATGAATACGAGCAAGTTCCGCAGTCTCCGTGGTCTCAGTCCCCTGCTCCTTCGCCCGCTCCTCGCACACATGCAGATCAGAATCCGTTCTTCACAAACCATTCGGTCGATGAAGGGGCATTCTCCAAGCATCCGCCTTCACACGACTACTCTAACAACCTTCCACTAGAGGCCATTGGGGTCGATCAATCAAAGACTGTTATCCATATTCCTCTCCTACATGGTGGCCACTCCAACCAGGATTCCTCATCGACATTGAGATTTCCTGTTGCCGTTGTGTCGATGCTGTGCACAATTGTTCCATATCCTCCGAACCTCAGGCAATCACTCTCACTCCTGATGCCACATTTAACAACTTCCTTCTGCTTGGCTCAGCGATATAGCCAGCTTGAAAGGCAACTTTCCTCCAAGATGGAGACTCCCCGCTTTGGTCCTCTTTTAGGTCTCGGGGGCACTTTCTCCGATGCAAGCAGTGAATTAGAGCTTGTTGCGGGGCTCAGCGGGCACGTCAACTATTCAGTTGGCGACAACAACCACCCAATGTCTGCACATACGAGCATCACTAGCCCTAGCGATCGTACTTCTCTAAAGTGCAGTCCTGCTGTTTCTGCTATGGGGACTCCTGGATTTGAGCTAGGCCATATTGGATTCGGGTCCGCAAATCTTTCTCCAGGAGTGCGATCTGGCGGAGAAGGTGCTGACAGCTACTTCAATGTCCCGCAAAATAAAAGTGCCCGAGACAATGCATCCCAAAACAGACCACGACTCGTCAAGTCGAAGACCACCAAGATTGACTCATCCATGCCACTTTCTCCCGACAAAGTGGCTTGGAAACCAATCACGAGTGATGAGCACAACCTACAAGATCAACCTTTCTACGTTACATCACCACTCCAAGAAACAAGACCACCCAATGCCCTTTCACCCACTCAAAATTCATCACGTCATGCCTCTACAAACTCGTTGTATGCTCAATTGCAACGGGAACTCCCGCGACCGTTCTCTGACACGATAGCCCAGCTGATGCTGAATTCAATTCCATTGCATCTCTTCTTGGCAAAACCTCAGAGCGGCGAAGTGATCTGGACCAATTCTAAGTTCGATGCTTACAGAAGAAGTCAGCACCAGGAGCAAAGATTTCGAGATCCTTGGCAAAATATCCATAGCAGCGAGAGTGAGCATGTTCATGTCAAATGGGCCAATGCCTTGCGCACGGGTGCCCAATTCACGGAAAGAGTGCGGGTCCGAAGATTCAACGACGAATCCGCATATCGCTGGTTCATTTTCCGGGCCAATCCGCTGTTATCGGCAACGGGAGAGGTACTGTACTGGATTGGGTCTTTTCTTGACATTCACGAGCAGCACATTGCTGAGCTTGAGGCAATTCAAGAGAGGGAGAAGTTTGCTATTGATGCAAAGTATCGTGCATTTTCCAACTCGATCCCACAGGTTGTGTTTGAGGCGACAGAGAATCGCGGATTGATCTTCGTCAATGAGCAATGGAATTTGTACACCGGCCAACCGCTCGAGGAAGCATACGACCTTGGTTTCGCTAAACACGTTCATCCTGACGATCTCGAAAAGTGCGGCGAGTTGGCTCTCAAGAGCACATCTCAGAACACGGACCAAAATGATAGCGGACCTTGTGAGTTCATGGTTGGATCAGCCCTCGACGAACTTGTGAAGCGCGGCATTGCTTCTTTGCAGCAAGACGAGAATGGCCGAGTCTTCTATTCCACCGAGATCCGCCTTCGTTCTCGAGGTGGTGATTATCGGTGGCATTTGGTTCGCGTAGTACGTGTCAAGACCAGCAGCTTCGGGAGCGAGAAAGCCTCCTGGTACGGAACATGTACTGACATCAATGACCGCAAAAACCTCGAACGAGAACTCAATAAGGCCATGCAACAGTTGAATCATCAAATGGAG
It contains:
- a CDS encoding Sensor histidine kinase/response regulator, putative — protein: MQPPRSPGHRPPHGHQSQKLVDELADRVDALEKSSLNPSRLSRGDSTEQVVGLTPITEDARSKAERQEDQGRSSHTLKELRKQMEDLLVYQQMQQTQPVSAISNDTPRKRRLSTYFSNFSTGAPAPIMHSSAGSAGSTETIKGIQTETTSDRKPAHTPSYPFPHIPHIQNKPAKMGIEPTPRGGPFRLKLPSEKSQSSTPGSQSLPSEPKSLELHPIFLPAHQNQVQEDPNFLSPNLYDLTLQLNADSGLEAWWSNLIHILQKHYGAERVSLAVPGDVTDLENVPWGQKAIFNQNVDTSLDELQDRHIEKETSTEKSQSRKSVTQQNAETVSQQAKMPGSSRPSLLSRHSFAGFDKNKGHTPHDPSQQLSKINGKSEKKHVQIASQNSLCADHLMGEHPETKDDTLNTLLGSMRQAVFPIARPLEVELDPLIKRTGVARLFGRTRPTILTREYTESAQHPRRWTESADSPNEMVQVTPNLDGPSDRGIGIIPMQRGLGVSGWKQYDEYEQVPQSPWSQSPAPSPAPRTHADQNPFFTNHSVDEGAFSKHPPSHDYSNNLPLEAIGVDQSKTVIHIPLLHGGHSNQDSSSTLRFPVAVVSMLCTIVPYPPNLRQSLSLLMPHLTTSFCLAQRYSQLERQLSSKMETPRFGPLLGLGGTFSDASSELELVAGLSGHVNYSVGDNNHPMSAHTSITSPSDRTSLKCSPAVSAMGTPGFELGHIGFGSANLSPGVRSGGEGADSYFNVPQNKSARDNASQNRPRLVKSKTTKIDSSMPLSPDKVAWKPITSDEHNLQDQPFYVTSPLQETRPPNALSPTQNSSRHASTNSLYAQLQRELPRPFSDTIAQLMLNSIPLHLFLAKPQSGEVIWTNSKFDAYRRSQHQEQRFRDPWQNIHSSESEHVHVKWANALRTGAQFTERVRVRRFNDESAYRWFIFRANPLLSATGEVLYWIGSFLDIHEQHIAELEAIQEREKFAIDAKYRAFSNSIPQVVFEATENRGLIFVNEQWNLYTGQPLEEAYDLGFAKHVHPDDLEKCGELALKSTSQNTDQNDSGPCEFMVGSALDELVKRGIASLQQDENGRVFYSTEIRLRSRGGDYRWHLVRVVRVKTSSFGSEKASWYGTCTDINDRKNLERELNKAMQQLNHQMESKTKFFSNMSHEIRTPLNGILGTIPFILDTQLDSDQRRMLDTIQNSSTNLRELVDNILDVSRVEAGKMSIVKSWFHIRSMIEDVIDTIASRAIDKGLEINYLIGEDLPSMVIGDRFRIRQVLINLLGNAVKFTAQGEIHICCDMYREPSANLNDTQAFMNFEVVDTGKGFSSQDAERLMQRFSQLGENGTQQNAGSGLGLFLSKQLVEMHGGKLTPSSKEGQGAKFSFNVKVDAPPPPSPSEQPKLLHRNSTASRRPAKSRTTSYQQAPSLAPRNSDSSGNSSDTLLSAALSIPSSALLTPDLGIAPLPPPLDQTQASENLPAAFSNTRIQPAIPEPDTPVNVTSPTSQASVSPDTPTEPVPVPVHGPFSIVILCPLKNSRQAIKQHIEQVVPHEIPFKVTTLVDVDEWKDAMHSATDTNPCTHLVLNLSTDDILEVIQNISDSGLDPAPVIVIIADFYQKRQISSRVKELAASGKQIFIVPKPVKPSAFSSIFDPKSKRELSKDRNQDMAREINNNFKTVSKMVKEVLGNKGYRILLVEDDETNRDVMLKYLDKIKLMSETASNGLECTNMVLSKEPGYYSLIICDIQMPIKNGYDTCREIREWEQMNHYPQIPIMALSANAMTDQIENAARAGFNDYVTKPIRHNELGKMMMGLLEPGRPLMLLRDRLSPEQQQAIATRR